Proteins from a genomic interval of Corynebacterium deserti GIMN1.010:
- a CDS encoding WhiB family transcriptional regulator — MTSVVSEQRNNPFFRDSNPASSSENADRGEWVTQAKCRNGDPDALFVRGAAQRRAAAICRHCPVAMQCCADALDNKVEFGVWGGLTERQRRALLRKNPHITNWAEYLAQGGEIAGV; from the coding sequence ATGACGTCTGTTGTTTCAGAACAGCGCAACAACCCCTTTTTTAGGGACAGCAATCCGGCCTCGTCTTCTGAGAATGCGGATCGCGGTGAGTGGGTAACACAGGCAAAGTGCCGTAACGGGGATCCGGATGCACTTTTCGTTCGAGGTGCGGCGCAGCGCCGTGCAGCAGCGATTTGCCGTCATTGTCCCGTCGCAATGCAGTGTTGTGCAGATGCCCTTGATAATAAGGTTGAGTTCGGCGTGTGGGGCGGGCTGACGGAGCGTCAGCGTCGTGCGCTTCTCCGCAAGAATCCGCACATCACTAACTGGGCCGAGTACTTGGCTCAGGGCGGCGAGATCGCTGGCGTCTAA
- a CDS encoding DUF4177 domain-containing protein — MTKWEYATVPLITHATKQILDNWGEDGWELVTVIPGMNPENLVAYMKREVA, encoded by the coding sequence ATGACTAAATGGGAATATGCAACCGTGCCACTGATCACGCACGCAACTAAGCAAATTTTGGACAACTGGGGCGAGGACGGCTGGGAGCTTGTCACCGTTATACCTGGTATGAACCCTGAAAACCTTGTTGCTTACATGAAGCGCGAGGTGGCTTAA
- a CDS encoding RidA family protein, whose amino-acid sequence MATTSERLAELGITLPTVAAPVAAYVPAIQTGNQVWTSGQLPFVNGELPATGKVGAEVSAEDAADYARTAALNALAAIDALVGIDNVKRVLKIVGFVASADDFGGQPAVINGASNLMGEVFGEAGAHARSAVGVAELPLNAPVEVEVIVEVV is encoded by the coding sequence ATGGCTACTACTTCTGAGCGCCTGGCTGAGCTGGGCATCACTCTCCCTACCGTTGCTGCTCCTGTCGCTGCATACGTGCCCGCTATCCAGACTGGTAACCAGGTTTGGACTTCTGGCCAGCTTCCTTTCGTCAATGGTGAACTTCCTGCTACCGGCAAGGTTGGTGCTGAGGTTTCCGCAGAGGACGCGGCTGATTACGCACGCACCGCTGCACTGAATGCTCTTGCTGCAATCGATGCGTTGGTGGGTATTGATAACGTCAAGCGTGTCCTGAAGATCGTTGGTTTTGTTGCATCTGCTGATGATTTTGGCGGCCAGCCTGCTGTTATCAACGGTGCCTCCAATTTGATGGGCGAGGTTTTCGGCGAAGCTGGCGCACATGCGCGCTCTGCCGTGGGAGTGGCGGAGTTGCCGCTCAACGCACCCGTCGAGGTTGAGGTAATCGTCGAAGTAGTTTAA
- a CDS encoding MBL fold metallo-hydrolase produces the protein MEHPAYSQLRPVTPSASVVLCPNPGYSSLEGTNSWVIRAPEDPRSIVIDPGPEDEGHLNVLHSKADEVGLVLLTHRHYDHADGANRFRQLTGAPIRALDPTYCSGAAEIKDGEIITIDGVTPQIEVVATPGHTRDSVSYFIWSGVPHESTLEGIVSGDTIAGRHTTMISETDGDLGEYLKSLAILEERGKNITLLPGHGPEGDDVSAFARKYIERRELRLNQIREVWETHGRDVSMKELIDAIYDDVDPVLRGAAEQSTHVAIRYLQAQEAAATNN, from the coding sequence ATGGAGCATCCTGCTTACAGCCAATTGCGGCCGGTTACCCCGTCCGCATCTGTTGTTTTGTGCCCTAATCCCGGCTACAGCTCGCTGGAAGGCACCAATTCTTGGGTTATCCGGGCACCAGAAGACCCCCGGAGCATCGTCATCGATCCAGGTCCGGAAGATGAAGGCCACCTCAATGTCTTGCACTCCAAGGCAGATGAAGTCGGACTGGTCCTTCTGACTCACCGCCACTACGATCACGCTGATGGAGCAAACCGCTTCCGCCAGCTGACCGGCGCACCAATTCGTGCGTTGGATCCCACCTACTGCTCTGGGGCAGCGGAGATCAAAGACGGCGAGATCATCACCATTGACGGTGTTACCCCACAGATCGAGGTCGTGGCAACACCTGGTCACACCCGTGACTCTGTGTCTTACTTCATTTGGAGTGGCGTCCCTCATGAGTCCACTCTTGAAGGCATCGTGTCTGGTGACACCATCGCTGGCCGCCACACCACGATGATCTCTGAGACCGATGGTGACCTTGGTGAATACCTGAAGTCGCTGGCTATTTTGGAAGAGCGTGGCAAGAACATTACTTTGCTTCCAGGGCATGGCCCGGAAGGCGACGACGTTTCTGCGTTTGCCCGCAAGTACATTGAGCGTCGTGAGCTTCGCCTGAATCAGATTCGTGAAGTCTGGGAAACCCATGGTCGCGATGTGTCCATGAAGGAGCTGATTGACGCCATTTATGACGATGTTGATCCTGTTCTACGTGGCGCTGCGGAGCAGTCCACCCACGTAGCTATCCGCTACCTGCAGGCTCAAGAAGCAGCTGCAACCAACAACTAA
- the glxR gene encoding CRP-like cAMP-activated global transcriptional regulator GlxR, translating to MEGVQEILSRAGIFQGVDPTAVNNLIQDMETVRFPRGATIFDEGEPGDRLYIITSGKVKLARHAPDGRENLLTIMGPSDMFGELSIFDPGPRTSSAVCVTEVHAATMNSEMLKNWVADHPAIAEQLLRVLARRLRRTNASLADLIFTDVPGRVAKTLLQLANRFGTQEAGALRVNHDLTQEEIAQLVGASRETVNKALATFAHRGWIRLEGKSVLIVDTEHLARRAR from the coding sequence GTGGAAGGTGTTCAGGAAATCCTGTCGCGCGCCGGAATTTTTCAAGGTGTTGACCCAACGGCAGTAAATAACCTCATCCAAGATATGGAAACCGTGCGTTTTCCGCGTGGCGCCACCATCTTCGATGAAGGCGAGCCGGGTGACCGCCTTTATATTATTACCTCCGGCAAGGTGAAGCTTGCTCGTCACGCTCCCGACGGCCGTGAGAACCTCCTGACCATCATGGGCCCATCCGATATGTTCGGTGAGTTGTCCATCTTCGATCCAGGTCCTCGTACTTCGTCCGCAGTTTGCGTCACCGAAGTGCACGCAGCAACCATGAACTCCGAGATGCTGAAGAACTGGGTTGCAGACCACCCAGCAATCGCTGAGCAGCTGCTGCGCGTTCTGGCTCGCCGTCTTCGTCGCACCAACGCTTCTCTTGCAGACCTCATCTTCACCGACGTCCCCGGCCGTGTGGCAAAGACCCTCCTGCAGCTTGCCAACCGATTTGGCACCCAAGAAGCTGGCGCTCTGCGCGTGAACCACGATCTGACTCAGGAAGAAATCGCCCAGCTGGTCGGCGCTTCCCGTGAGACCGTGAACAAGGCTCTGGCTACTTTCGCTCACCGCGGTTGGATTCGCCTTGAAGGCAAGTCCGTCCTCATCGTAGACACCGAGCACCTCGCACGTCGCGCTCGCTAA
- the nth gene encoding endonuclease III yields the protein MASLTPQKRPQVGRHIASTSKETAIGRKRRARRINRTLAVAYPQADCELDFTNPLELTVATILSAQCTDVRVNQVTPALFRRYPTAADYANADRSELEELIRPTGFYRNKASSLIGLGQALVTLYDGEVPGSLAQLVELPGVGRKTANVVLGNAFGVPGITVDTHFGRLVRRMKLTDEEDPVKVEMVMNELIEKPEWTMFSHRLIFHGRRICHSRRAACGACMLAADCPSFGLEGPADPFEAQKLIKSDDREHLLKMAGM from the coding sequence ATGGCATCGTTAACTCCGCAGAAGCGTCCACAGGTGGGCCGGCATATTGCGTCGACAAGCAAAGAAACCGCAATTGGTCGCAAACGCCGAGCTCGGCGGATCAACCGCACGCTCGCGGTCGCGTATCCGCAGGCGGATTGTGAGTTGGATTTTACTAATCCGCTGGAGCTAACTGTTGCTACTATCTTGTCGGCGCAGTGCACGGATGTGCGGGTGAATCAGGTGACGCCGGCGCTTTTTCGGCGTTATCCCACGGCCGCTGATTACGCGAATGCTGATCGCAGCGAGCTCGAAGAGCTCATTAGGCCAACCGGGTTCTACCGCAACAAGGCGAGCTCGCTGATTGGGCTTGGTCAGGCACTTGTCACGCTTTACGACGGTGAGGTCCCCGGTTCCCTGGCGCAGCTGGTTGAGCTGCCGGGAGTCGGGCGTAAAACCGCGAATGTGGTGCTGGGTAATGCGTTTGGCGTGCCTGGAATCACGGTAGATACGCACTTCGGTCGGCTTGTGCGCAGGATGAAGCTGACGGATGAGGAGGACCCCGTCAAGGTGGAAATGGTGATGAATGAACTCATCGAAAAGCCTGAGTGGACGATGTTTTCACACAGGTTGATCTTCCATGGACGTAGGATATGTCATAGTCGACGCGCCGCCTGTGGAGCTTGCATGCTGGCAGCCGATTGTCCGTCCTTTGGTTTGGAAGGGCCGGCGGATCCATTCGAGGCGCAAAAACTCATTAAAAGTGATGATAGGGAGCACCTGCTGAAAATGGCAGGAATGTAA
- a CDS encoding TlpA family protein disulfide reductase, with amino-acid sequence MTSSAKWSIVGVVVILAVLVAIVPQMLAGQGQSESQGVEDGFGEASTSIIAQRPDCVAQGAAGVELPCMGGANGSGNDQATVVNLWAWWCEPCRAELPVFDQFAQAHPELNVIGVHADQNEANGAALLDDLGVNLASYQDDSNLFAGTLGLPSVVPITVIVNPQGAVVGTYPTPFESVEQLEQAVSEVL; translated from the coding sequence ATGACAAGCAGTGCAAAGTGGTCCATCGTAGGAGTCGTTGTCATCCTGGCGGTGCTGGTAGCTATTGTCCCGCAGATGCTCGCCGGGCAAGGTCAGAGCGAGAGCCAGGGGGTGGAAGACGGGTTTGGGGAGGCGTCGACAAGCATTATTGCCCAGCGGCCTGACTGCGTTGCCCAAGGTGCTGCCGGTGTGGAGCTGCCGTGTATGGGTGGCGCGAACGGTTCCGGTAATGACCAGGCGACCGTGGTGAACCTCTGGGCGTGGTGGTGTGAGCCGTGCCGCGCTGAGCTGCCGGTGTTTGACCAGTTTGCCCAGGCGCACCCTGAGCTCAACGTGATTGGTGTGCATGCTGATCAAAATGAGGCCAATGGTGCTGCTTTGCTTGATGATCTCGGCGTGAACTTGGCTAGCTACCAAGATGATTCCAACCTCTTTGCTGGCACGCTCGGTCTGCCGTCAGTGGTGCCGATTACGGTCATCGTCAACCCTCAAGGGGCCGTTGTGGGCACCTACCCAACGCCATTTGAGTCCGTTGAGCAGCTGGAACAAGCTGTGTCAGAGGTGTTATAG
- a CDS encoding NUDIX hydrolase, which yields MQEFPNLSHDFPGQNIELAPAKAPVWMHRLIDRIYAGQMVDPLSGNKPIGDTDAEKRAAVLMLFSGSETSFSLPNDASVLLTHRAPTMRSHAGQIAFPGGRIDPTDVNAVDCAFREAWEETGLDRRTATPLAQLNEVHIRATGYPVYPVLGHWHSPSPVAPASPHETDEVFEAAVYDLIDPKNRLMVGWREWEGPAFRINDYIIWGFTGGLLSALLETAGWSTEWDVDRVYDLENTLATSRNNERMR from the coding sequence ATGCAAGAATTTCCTAATTTGTCTCATGATTTCCCGGGGCAGAATATTGAGTTGGCACCCGCTAAGGCGCCGGTGTGGATGCATCGGTTGATTGATCGAATCTATGCAGGACAGATGGTGGATCCGCTGTCGGGAAACAAGCCGATTGGCGATACTGACGCGGAAAAGCGCGCTGCCGTGCTCATGTTGTTTTCTGGATCAGAGACCTCATTTAGTTTGCCGAATGATGCCTCAGTACTGCTGACTCATCGCGCACCTACAATGCGCTCTCATGCAGGTCAGATTGCATTTCCGGGCGGTCGCATTGACCCCACAGACGTCAACGCAGTCGATTGTGCGTTTCGGGAGGCATGGGAAGAAACGGGACTGGATCGCCGAACAGCAACGCCGTTGGCGCAGCTCAACGAGGTGCATATCCGGGCAACGGGCTACCCGGTGTATCCCGTTTTAGGTCACTGGCATAGCCCCTCGCCAGTCGCACCTGCCAGTCCGCATGAAACAGATGAGGTTTTTGAGGCAGCAGTGTATGACCTCATCGATCCGAAGAACCGTCTCATGGTGGGATGGCGGGAATGGGAAGGCCCTGCGTTTCGAATCAACGACTACATTATCTGGGGTTTTACCGGCGGATTGCTGTCTGCATTGTTAGAGACAGCCGGCTGGTCCACCGAATGGGATGTTGACCGGGTGTATGACCTAGAAAATACTTTGGCGACATCCCGGAACAATGAACGAATGCGTTAG